A region of Myxococcales bacterium DNA encodes the following proteins:
- the rplC gene encoding 50S ribosomal protein L3: MNQQPGIIGKKIGFTQYFTPDGTVKRVCVIEAGPVVVVGKRTVEKDGYTALVYGMTDAKDKHVTKPVAGAFKKANVAAKRVVRELRCSPEFAAKFEVGHTMKLDEVFTEGQLVDAQGATRGRGYTGVMRRWNFAGMGRSHGTHEYHRHGGSIGTNMTPGRTLPNTGMPGQYGNETVSMQNLTLARIDVEKNLLMIEGGVPGANQGVVLIRAAVKRRLKNG, encoded by the coding sequence ATGAATCAGCAGCCTGGCATCATCGGCAAGAAGATCGGCTTCACCCAGTACTTCACCCCCGACGGCACCGTGAAGCGCGTGTGCGTCATCGAGGCCGGCCCCGTGGTCGTCGTCGGCAAGCGCACCGTCGAGAAGGACGGCTACACCGCCCTCGTCTACGGAATGACCGACGCGAAGGACAAGCACGTCACGAAGCCGGTCGCCGGCGCGTTCAAGAAGGCCAACGTCGCGGCGAAGCGCGTCGTGCGCGAGCTGCGTTGCTCGCCCGAGTTCGCGGCGAAGTTCGAGGTCGGCCACACGATGAAGCTCGACGAGGTCTTCACGGAGGGCCAGCTCGTCGACGCCCAAGGCGCCACGCGCGGACGCGGCTACACCGGCGTCATGCGCCGCTGGAACTTCGCCGGCATGGGCCGCTCGCACGGCACGCACGAGTACCACCGCCACGGCGGCTCGATCGGCACCAACATGACCCCGGGTCGCACGCTGCCGAACACCGGCATGCCGGGCCAGTACGGCAACGAGACCGTGAGCATGCAGAACCTCACCCTCGCGCGCATCGACGTCGAGAAGAACCTCCTCATGATCGAGGGCGGCGTCCCGGGCGCGAACCAGGGCGTGGTGCTCATCCGCGCCGCCGTCAAGCGCCGCCTCAAGAACGGCTGA
- a CDS encoding amino acid ABC transporter ATP-binding protein: MIRAGGLVVRDPEEPARRRLDGVELTVERGTLAALVGESGSGKSTLLRVLSGFLTFDEGAVVIAGLPLRPGPSPHSLRLALRRRAVLVLQEANLFPHLSVTENVTLALRHVRGHDPTTATRAAHAMLERLGLEAHRDAAPESLSGGEAQRVALARALVLEPPVLLLDEPTSALDPKRRADLAGLFRERAAGGMTLLAVTHDETLAASADARFTMAAGKLAN, encoded by the coding sequence ATGATCCGGGCGGGTGGGCTCGTCGTGCGCGATCCCGAGGAGCCCGCGCGGCGCCGCCTCGATGGGGTCGAGCTCACCGTGGAGCGCGGCACGCTCGCGGCGCTGGTGGGCGAGTCGGGCTCGGGGAAGAGCACGCTGCTGCGCGTGCTCTCGGGGTTCTTGACGTTCGACGAGGGCGCGGTCGTGATCGCCGGCCTGCCGCTGCGACCGGGGCCCTCGCCGCACTCGCTCCGGCTCGCGCTGCGCCGGCGCGCGGTGCTCGTGCTCCAAGAGGCGAACCTGTTCCCGCACCTCTCGGTGACCGAGAACGTGACCCTCGCGCTCCGGCACGTGCGCGGCCACGACCCCACGACGGCGACGCGCGCGGCCCACGCGATGCTCGAGCGCCTCGGCCTCGAGGCCCATAGGGACGCCGCGCCCGAGTCGCTCTCGGGCGGGGAGGCGCAGCGCGTGGCGCTCGCGAGGGCGCTCGTCCTCGAGCCCCCGGTGCTGCTCCTCGACGAGCCCACGAGCGCGCTCGACCCGAAGCGGCGCGCCGATCTGGCCGGGCTCTTCCGCGAGCGCGCGGCGGGCGGGATGACCCTGCTCGCCGTGACCCACGACGAGACCCTCGCCGCCTCCGCCGACGCGCGCTTCACGATGGCCGCCGGGAAGCTCGCGAATTAA
- a CDS encoding protein kinase, with translation MVIGGVEHAPSTLGGRFVVEREVGRGGVGIVYRALDRITGHTVALKVIAIAGVDASEEARFAREGRLLAGLSAPGIVKVIAFGQLDEGQPFVAMEWLQGEDIAQRQLRQRVTIAESLDIAAQVADALACAHAAGIVHRDVKPSNVILVGSGAAQVGAEPAPIVAKLVDFGVASAEDARITRTGAIVGTPAYMAPEQARGDCAVDVRSDIYSLGATLFEMLTGRPPHVGPTPVAVLAKLVTTPAPRLRELFHDAPLSLDELLGRMLATFPEERPDSASLVADELRRIRDALAVHGPETVRNPLSEPPPSVGAQFLSSSRGLGGQRLVTSILATCVPKGPARHRLLAHLRTRGAEATELGGDAIVAHFGVHKTLGDEAWRALDLGARLAKTNAAVGVASGRSRIDRTKPTGEVVDRAAALARDARRGQVLSDTTTTELARGRFEFQLRPDGTSILGQAVTAKRETVGGAPFLGREAELAQIVRSFEQCAEERTPILVSVTGTPGIGKTRLRSEALASLGAFPSAPQIALVRCESFAKTHALGIMADVARALTGLPKTAGHEELMDALSALVPVRPAQLEGLGGPTRELVGRLLTNEAVPNSVEQSGARDALWIMLTMAALNVAARAPLVLAIEDAQWSDSESLAWLDHVLARAGRHPIFVLMTARPAFLRELAQRFTGREHVRLELRPLSKRTVRAIATTILGARAEGAAGEELLEMIAGQSSGSPLFAEELSRLAAQGRDPAGALTIEAALQVHLDALDEDLRDAVTRLSVFGLKGWDVGLAALGCPRAHEALRALAGAEILVEQAGSRFRDAREWAFKHALAREVAYASLGEDDLRELHARAGRWLASMGEDDATVARHLELGGEAAEGAVYLERAARRALATNAHADAATYAERALAFAEDKPTQFGRALLLDEAYVRLDPRAADRETAVALLEDAVYDEASAVRARGARLRYDAAKGGGPETITGLDEIRKSAQELGIFDEVARSSATLAARCAFAGELDRAALVASELLDLATRHRVPGASVDAWQTLAVVRQARGEVGAALDARRSAAAAARSAGLKANEATLTINVGFALTTVGAKEEARAEIDAGIALAQAVGSQGVLRHGQMILLCWASTFGATCDLEELLAEPRRVADGAASGGWVPHDRATLGVLFYRGVELLRSVEAPDVERARVLLRTAAGAYRSTKMLDLVPVALGEWAEAERRLGEPERAQELALEAAALLEDGSPSLLNEAPIFLALHDVYVDLGRLREARDAIVRAMPRLSLRVQGLRGTPYGRGFLTNVAQNAGLVAAAEAYGLVPEELQRVLDGG, from the coding sequence ATCGTGATCGGGGGCGTCGAGCACGCGCCGAGCACGCTCGGTGGCCGCTTCGTCGTCGAGCGCGAGGTGGGGCGTGGCGGCGTCGGCATCGTGTACCGCGCCCTCGACCGCATCACCGGGCACACGGTGGCGCTCAAGGTCATCGCGATCGCGGGCGTAGACGCGAGCGAAGAGGCCAGGTTCGCCCGGGAGGGGCGGCTGCTCGCGGGGCTCTCGGCGCCAGGCATCGTGAAGGTCATCGCGTTCGGTCAGCTCGACGAGGGCCAGCCCTTCGTGGCCATGGAGTGGCTCCAGGGCGAGGACATCGCGCAGCGGCAGCTCCGGCAGCGCGTGACCATCGCGGAGTCGCTCGACATCGCGGCGCAGGTCGCGGACGCCCTCGCCTGCGCGCACGCAGCGGGCATCGTCCACCGCGACGTGAAGCCGTCGAACGTCATCCTCGTCGGGAGCGGCGCCGCGCAGGTCGGCGCGGAGCCGGCGCCCATCGTCGCCAAGCTCGTGGACTTCGGCGTGGCGAGCGCCGAGGACGCGCGCATCACGCGCACGGGAGCCATCGTAGGCACACCCGCGTACATGGCGCCCGAGCAGGCCCGCGGCGACTGCGCCGTCGACGTGCGCTCCGACATCTACAGCCTCGGCGCGACCCTCTTCGAGATGCTCACCGGGCGCCCGCCGCACGTCGGCCCCACGCCCGTCGCCGTGCTCGCGAAGCTCGTGACCACGCCGGCGCCGCGCCTCCGGGAGCTCTTCCACGACGCCCCCCTGTCGTTGGACGAGCTGCTCGGGCGGATGCTCGCCACGTTCCCGGAAGAGCGCCCCGACAGCGCGAGCCTCGTGGCCGACGAGCTCCGCCGAATCCGTGACGCGCTCGCCGTGCACGGCCCCGAGACCGTGAGGAACCCGCTGAGCGAGCCTCCGCCGAGCGTGGGGGCGCAGTTTCTCTCGTCTTCTCGAGGACTTGGCGGCCAGCGCCTCGTCACCAGCATCCTCGCCACCTGTGTGCCAAAGGGGCCCGCACGCCACCGGCTCCTCGCCCACCTCCGCACGCGAGGCGCCGAGGCCACCGAGCTCGGCGGCGACGCGATCGTCGCGCACTTCGGCGTGCACAAGACCCTCGGCGACGAGGCGTGGCGCGCGCTCGATCTCGGCGCTCGCCTCGCGAAGACGAACGCGGCGGTCGGCGTCGCGTCGGGACGCTCACGCATCGATCGCACGAAGCCCACCGGTGAGGTGGTCGATCGCGCGGCCGCGCTCGCACGCGACGCGCGGCGCGGCCAGGTGCTCTCCGACACCACCACGACCGAGCTCGCTCGCGGGCGCTTCGAGTTCCAGCTGCGGCCCGACGGCACGTCGATCCTGGGTCAGGCCGTGACGGCCAAGCGCGAGACCGTCGGGGGCGCGCCCTTCCTCGGACGTGAGGCTGAGCTCGCCCAGATCGTGAGGAGCTTCGAGCAGTGCGCCGAGGAGCGCACCCCCATCCTCGTGTCGGTGACGGGGACTCCGGGCATCGGAAAGACCCGCCTCCGCAGCGAGGCGCTGGCGAGCCTTGGGGCGTTCCCGAGCGCGCCCCAGATCGCGCTCGTGCGGTGCGAGTCGTTCGCGAAGACCCACGCGCTCGGGATCATGGCCGACGTCGCGCGCGCCCTCACCGGCCTGCCGAAGACCGCCGGCCACGAGGAGCTCATGGACGCGCTCTCGGCGCTCGTGCCCGTGCGTCCCGCGCAGCTCGAGGGGCTGGGCGGCCCCACGCGCGAGCTCGTCGGTCGGCTCCTCACGAACGAGGCGGTGCCGAACTCGGTGGAGCAGAGCGGCGCGCGCGACGCGCTGTGGATCATGCTGACGATGGCCGCCCTGAACGTCGCCGCCCGCGCGCCGCTCGTCCTCGCCATCGAGGACGCGCAGTGGTCCGACAGCGAGAGCCTCGCGTGGCTCGATCACGTGCTCGCGCGGGCGGGAAGGCACCCCATCTTCGTGCTGATGACCGCGCGGCCGGCGTTCCTGCGGGAGCTCGCGCAGCGCTTCACGGGCCGCGAGCACGTGCGCCTCGAGCTGCGTCCGCTCTCCAAACGCACGGTCCGCGCGATCGCCACGACGATCCTCGGCGCGCGCGCCGAAGGGGCCGCCGGGGAGGAGCTGCTCGAGATGATCGCGGGGCAGTCGTCGGGCTCGCCGCTCTTCGCCGAGGAGCTCTCGCGCCTCGCGGCGCAGGGGCGCGATCCGGCCGGCGCGCTCACCATCGAGGCCGCGCTCCAGGTGCACCTCGACGCGCTCGACGAGGACCTCCGCGACGCGGTGACCCGGCTCTCGGTGTTCGGCCTGAAGGGGTGGGACGTGGGCCTCGCCGCGCTGGGATGCCCCCGCGCGCACGAGGCGCTCCGGGCGCTCGCGGGCGCCGAGATCCTCGTCGAGCAGGCCGGCTCCCGCTTCCGCGACGCGCGCGAGTGGGCCTTCAAGCACGCGCTCGCGCGGGAGGTGGCCTACGCGTCGCTCGGCGAGGACGACCTCCGCGAGCTCCACGCGCGCGCGGGGCGCTGGCTCGCGAGCATGGGCGAAGACGACGCGACGGTCGCGCGGCACCTCGAGCTCGGCGGCGAGGCGGCCGAAGGCGCGGTGTACCTGGAGCGCGCCGCGCGCCGCGCGCTGGCCACCAACGCCCACGCCGACGCGGCGACCTACGCCGAGCGAGCCCTCGCCTTCGCCGAGGACAAGCCCACCCAGTTCGGCCGCGCGCTGCTGCTCGACGAGGCCTACGTTCGGCTCGATCCGCGGGCCGCGGATCGCGAGACCGCCGTCGCGCTCCTCGAGGACGCGGTGTACGACGAGGCGAGCGCGGTGCGAGCGCGGGGCGCCAGGCTCCGATACGACGCGGCGAAGGGCGGCGGTCCCGAGACCATCACGGGGCTCGACGAAATTCGCAAGTCTGCGCAAGAGCTCGGCATTTTCGATGAGGTAGCGCGCTCCTCGGCGACGCTGGCCGCCCGCTGCGCCTTCGCCGGCGAGCTCGACCGCGCGGCGCTCGTGGCGTCCGAGCTGCTCGACCTCGCGACGAGGCACCGCGTCCCCGGCGCCTCGGTCGACGCGTGGCAGACGCTCGCCGTCGTGCGGCAGGCGCGCGGCGAGGTCGGGGCGGCGCTCGACGCGCGACGCTCGGCTGCGGCGGCCGCGCGCTCCGCCGGGCTCAAGGCGAACGAGGCCACGCTGACCATCAACGTGGGCTTCGCGCTGACGACCGTGGGCGCGAAAGAGGAGGCGCGCGCGGAGATCGACGCGGGGATCGCGCTCGCGCAGGCCGTGGGCTCCCAGGGCGTGCTGCGGCACGGGCAGATGATCCTGCTCTGCTGGGCCTCCACGTTCGGGGCGACCTGTGACCTCGAGGAGCTGCTCGCCGAGCCGCGCCGCGTGGCCGACGGGGCGGCGTCGGGCGGCTGGGTGCCGCACGATCGGGCGACGCTAGGGGTGCTCTTCTACCGCGGGGTCGAGCTCCTCCGCAGCGTCGAGGCGCCCGACGTCGAGCGCGCCCGCGTGCTCCTCCGCACCGCCGCGGGCGCGTACCGCTCCACCAAGATGTTGGACCTCGTGCCGGTCGCCCTCGGCGAGTGGGCCGAGGCCGAGCGCCGCCTCGGCGAGCCCGAGCGCGCGCAGGAGCTCGCCCTCGAGGCGGCGGCGCTCCTCGAGGACGGCTCGCCCTCCTTGCTCAACGAGGCGCCCATCTTCTTGGCCCTGCACGACGTGTACGTCGATCTGGGTCGGCTTCGAGAGGCCCGCGACGCGATCGTGAGGGCCATGCCGAGGCTCTCGCTGCGCGTCCAGGGGCTGCGCGGCACGCCCTACGGCCGCGGTTTTCTCACCAACGTGGCCCAGAACGCGGGCCTCGTCGCCGCAGCGGAGGCGTACGGCCTCGTCCCGGAAGAGCTGCAGCGAGTGCTCGACGGCGGCTGA
- a CDS encoding RlmE family RNA methyltransferase produces the protein MKGRKNPYKGADHFTVEAKKAGYPARSVFKLEEIDKRVRMFRPGQSVLDLGASPGSWTLYAAGRVGPKGRVLAMDLKELNTQVPANVEFFIGDALSLETEALSRFAPYDVVVSDMAPNTTGNRLGDQTRSFDLFMRALAVAEALLKPGGAFVGKIFMGEDFVRARDEVKRLFAAERTIRPEGTRTSSYEVFVVGERRKAPEHASPNATQEPAAPGGRS, from the coding sequence GTGAAGGGGCGTAAGAATCCGTACAAGGGGGCCGATCACTTCACGGTGGAGGCCAAGAAGGCCGGCTACCCCGCGCGGAGCGTCTTCAAGCTCGAGGAGATCGACAAGCGCGTGCGCATGTTCCGGCCCGGGCAGAGCGTGCTCGACCTGGGGGCCTCTCCCGGGAGCTGGACGCTCTACGCCGCGGGGCGCGTCGGCCCCAAGGGGCGCGTGCTCGCGATGGACCTGAAGGAGCTCAACACGCAGGTGCCCGCGAACGTGGAGTTCTTCATTGGCGACGCCCTGTCGCTCGAGACCGAAGCGCTTTCACGCTTCGCTCCGTACGACGTCGTCGTCTCGGACATGGCGCCGAACACCACGGGCAACCGCCTCGGCGATCAGACCCGCAGCTTCGATCTGTTCATGCGCGCGCTCGCGGTCGCGGAGGCCCTGCTCAAGCCCGGGGGCGCGTTCGTTGGAAAGATCTTCATGGGGGAGGACTTCGTGCGCGCCCGTGACGAGGTGAAGCGCCTCTTCGCCGCCGAGCGCACCATCCGGCCCGAGGGCACCCGCACCTCGAGCTACGAGGTGTTCGTCGTGGGCGAGCGGCGGAAGGCGCCCGAGCACGCGAGTCCGAACGCCACGCAGGAGCCGGCCGCTCCCGGGGGTCGATCGTGA
- a CDS encoding ABC transporter permease subunit (The N-terminal region of this protein, as described by TIGR01726, is a three transmembrane segment that identifies a subfamily of ABC transporter permease subunits, which specificities that include histidine, arginine, glutamine, glutamate, L-cystine (sic), the opines (in Agrobacterium) octopine and nopaline, etc.) translates to MLSAPARAADGLARVKKAGVLRWGGDVQGGEPFVHEDAKGHRVGFEVELAQGLAKRLGVREEFVQNDWSALIPALERGTFDVILNGFELTRSRSSRVLYTRPYKMFAARLTARQDRPLEGTRAALKGKRIGSLAGTRSFEIARESGAVPVSYEGCLEPYIDLEQGRIDGVLLDDLIADRYARGRKGLAVAGDLETGAYAIAAKRDEASLRDAVDAALADMVRDGELRAILQRAKLLGARDEVIFAWTAADQARALTGVFLSASSAGDPYAGSADAGSADAGAEAAGGSPLPEAPEPRFDLARLVLFLKAAAVTLALSLGGMLIASPLGMLLACARTYGGRVLGGVAATYVEVLRGTPLLLQLYLLYFGLAPWLKLPAAAAAVLALGLNYAAYEAEAYRAGIQAVPEGHTEAGLALGLSRPRVVWSVVLPQAARLALPNVTSDFVSLLKDSSLVSVITVVELTKQMSITAVDVREWGRPGLACALLYLAMSYPLARLARRFEKKRLPRAPREAR, encoded by the coding sequence TTGCTCTCGGCCCCCGCACGTGCCGCCGACGGGCTCGCGCGCGTGAAGAAGGCGGGCGTGCTCCGGTGGGGCGGCGACGTGCAGGGCGGCGAGCCGTTCGTGCACGAGGACGCGAAGGGCCACCGGGTGGGCTTCGAGGTGGAGCTCGCCCAGGGCCTCGCGAAGCGCCTCGGCGTGCGCGAGGAGTTCGTCCAGAACGACTGGTCGGCGCTGATCCCCGCGCTCGAGCGGGGCACCTTCGACGTCATCCTCAACGGGTTCGAGCTCACCCGCTCGCGCTCATCGCGTGTACTTTACACACGACCCTACAAAATGTTCGCCGCGCGCCTCACCGCGCGGCAAGACCGACCGCTCGAGGGCACCCGCGCCGCGCTGAAGGGCAAGCGCATAGGCTCGCTCGCCGGCACGCGCTCGTTCGAGATCGCCCGGGAGAGCGGCGCGGTGCCCGTCTCCTACGAGGGGTGCCTCGAGCCGTACATCGACCTCGAGCAGGGGCGGATCGACGGCGTGCTGCTCGACGACCTCATCGCCGACCGCTACGCGCGCGGCCGCAAGGGCCTCGCCGTCGCGGGCGACTTGGAGACCGGCGCCTACGCGATCGCGGCGAAGCGCGACGAGGCCTCGCTGCGCGACGCGGTGGACGCGGCGCTCGCCGACATGGTGCGCGACGGCGAGCTTCGCGCCATCCTCCAGCGGGCCAAGCTCCTCGGCGCGCGCGACGAGGTCATCTTCGCGTGGACCGCAGCCGACCAGGCCCGCGCCCTGACCGGCGTGTTCCTTAGCGCGAGCTCGGCGGGCGATCCGTACGCGGGCAGCGCAGACGCGGGCAGCGCAGACGCGGGCGCGGAGGCGGCGGGCGGCTCGCCCCTCCCGGAGGCCCCGGAGCCCAGGTTCGATCTCGCGCGCCTCGTGCTCTTCCTGAAGGCCGCCGCGGTCACGCTCGCGCTGTCGCTCGGAGGCATGCTCATCGCGTCGCCGCTCGGGATGCTGCTCGCGTGCGCGCGCACCTACGGCGGCCGCGTGCTCGGAGGAGTCGCCGCCACGTACGTGGAGGTGCTCCGCGGCACGCCGCTGCTCCTCCAGCTCTACCTGCTCTATTTCGGGCTCGCCCCGTGGCTGAAGCTCCCGGCGGCGGCGGCGGCCGTGCTCGCGCTCGGCCTGAACTACGCGGCGTACGAGGCCGAGGCCTATCGGGCAGGCATTCAGGCCGTGCCGGAGGGGCACACAGAGGCGGGGCTCGCCCTCGGGCTGTCGAGGCCTCGGGTGGTGTGGAGCGTCGTGCTCCCGCAGGCCGCGCGCCTCGCGCTGCCGAACGTCACCTCCGACTTCGTGTCGTTGCTGAAAGACAGCTCGCTCGTGTCGGTCATCACCGTGGTCGAGCTCACGAAGCAGATGTCGATCACGGCGGTCGACGTGCGCGAGTGGGGGCGCCCCGGCCTCGCCTGCGCGCTGCTCTACCTGGCGATGAGCTACCCGCTCGCGCGGCTCGCGCGGCGCTTCGAGAAGAAGCGGCTGCCGCGCGCACCGCGGGAGGCGCGATGA
- the rplS gene encoding 50S ribosomal protein L19, protein MNTPILAALESTQLRQLPEFRVGDTVRVHYKIVEGDKDRIQVFQGVVLKRHRAGARSTFSVRKVSFGVGVERMFLSHSPRIDKIEIVSRGVVRRARLFYLRDLRGKAARVRDQKDA, encoded by the coding sequence ATGAACACCCCCATCCTCGCGGCGCTCGAGTCGACGCAGCTCAGGCAACTCCCCGAGTTTCGCGTCGGCGACACTGTGCGCGTCCACTACAAGATCGTCGAAGGCGACAAGGACCGCATCCAGGTCTTCCAGGGGGTGGTGTTGAAGCGTCACCGCGCGGGCGCGCGCAGCACCTTCTCGGTGCGCAAGGTGAGCTTCGGCGTCGGCGTCGAGCGCATGTTCCTCTCGCACTCGCCCCGCATCGACAAGATCGAGATCGTCTCCCGCGGCGTCGTGCGTCGCGCGCGCCTCTTCTACCTCCGTGACCTCCGCGGCAAGGCCGCCCGCGTCCGCGACCAGAAAGACGCCTGA
- a CDS encoding AarF/ABC1/UbiB kinase family protein, translated as MASKRDGEPEDDRPDAPPTSRLGRLARLGSLAARTLPAGGAALKRAIGLGAKGDDPERLAKEREAMRENARKTAEAMLKTLGEMKGLPLKLGQMASYIDGLAPPGYEEKFQDVLKQLQAKAPPLSREAARKVVTAELGVPEEVFSVWEAEPFAAASIGQVHRATTHGGEHVAVKVQYPGIDKAIENDLKSVSMLEQMMSPVGRRYHTKETLDEIKSVFLAELDYSREASATDMFRAIHAEDPEIVIPRVQHSLSTRRVLTTELIGGVDYKTFCAEATPDDKRQAAETIWRFMMRALFRHGVLYADPHPGNYRFLGGGKVAFLDFGCHKILSPELLLGEKRYIIAAMDERWDDFERACVDFLGFDPTDEESFKLYLDYTKFVMIPLTVDAPYRHTPEAARETVAYLARGLKKIMKSADSGVPNLPKPIHMPTEHTFMNRLQWGLASVMGGLGAEGNYHRITREWIRGPHVPPP; from the coding sequence ATGGCATCCAAGCGAGACGGCGAGCCGGAGGACGATCGGCCCGACGCGCCGCCCACGTCGCGCCTCGGCCGGCTCGCGCGGCTAGGCTCGCTCGCCGCCCGTACGCTCCCCGCAGGCGGCGCGGCGCTGAAGCGCGCCATCGGGCTCGGAGCGAAGGGCGACGACCCGGAGCGCCTCGCCAAGGAGCGCGAGGCCATGCGCGAGAACGCGCGCAAGACCGCGGAGGCGATGCTGAAGACCCTCGGCGAGATGAAGGGTCTCCCGCTCAAGCTCGGTCAGATGGCCTCGTACATCGACGGCCTCGCTCCCCCCGGCTACGAGGAGAAGTTCCAAGACGTCCTCAAGCAGCTCCAGGCGAAGGCGCCACCGCTCTCGCGGGAGGCCGCGCGCAAGGTGGTGACGGCCGAGCTCGGCGTCCCCGAGGAGGTCTTCTCGGTGTGGGAGGCCGAGCCGTTCGCGGCGGCGAGCATCGGGCAGGTCCACCGGGCCACGACCCACGGCGGCGAGCACGTCGCCGTGAAGGTGCAGTATCCGGGCATCGACAAGGCGATCGAGAACGACCTGAAGAGCGTCTCGATGCTCGAGCAGATGATGTCGCCGGTGGGCCGCCGCTACCACACGAAGGAGACCCTCGACGAGATCAAGTCGGTGTTCCTCGCGGAGCTCGACTACTCACGGGAGGCGAGCGCGACCGACATGTTCCGCGCGATCCACGCGGAAGATCCGGAGATCGTCATTCCGCGCGTTCAGCACTCGCTCTCCACGCGGCGGGTCCTGACGACCGAGCTCATCGGCGGCGTCGACTACAAGACGTTCTGCGCGGAGGCGACCCCCGACGACAAGCGTCAGGCGGCGGAGACCATCTGGCGCTTCATGATGCGCGCGCTCTTCCGCCACGGCGTGCTCTACGCCGACCCGCACCCTGGCAACTACCGCTTCCTCGGCGGCGGCAAGGTCGCGTTCCTCGATTTCGGCTGCCACAAGATCCTCTCGCCCGAGCTGCTCCTCGGCGAGAAGCGCTACATCATCGCCGCGATGGACGAGCGCTGGGACGACTTCGAGCGCGCCTGCGTCGACTTCCTCGGCTTCGATCCCACGGACGAGGAGTCGTTCAAGCTCTACCTCGACTACACGAAGTTCGTCATGATCCCGCTCACGGTCGACGCCCCGTACCGGCACACGCCCGAGGCCGCGCGCGAGACCGTGGCGTACCTCGCGCGCGGGCTAAAGAAGATCATGAAGTCGGCCGACTCGGGCGTGCCGAACCTCCCGAAGCCGATCCACATGCCGACCGAGCACACGTTCATGAACCGCCTGCAGTGGGGGCTCGCGAGCGTGATGGGAGGGCTCGGGGCCGAGGGGAACTACCACCGCATCACGCGCGAATGGATCCGTGGGCCGCACGTCCCGCCGCCTTGA
- a CDS encoding site-specific DNA-methyltransferase, with protein sequence MGRTSRRLEGTEGVAADARGPRTTRDPSLSVGARRADECRLVQSDNLVAMRELERTHGARFRLAYLDPPFNTGRVFSQYDDARSREAWLAMMAPRLHAARALLRDDGVLAVEIDDTELGPLQVLCDEIFGSRNRVSTITVVRSAATGHKAQNAGPVHVSDFILLYAKSRAAFSPTRLFRERAGADPAYRTFIVDRGAPVASWRYVPLARAVAAHAGFATGSAAKRSLGEAWPARQAAFARAHAASVVRFAQVRVEAVSREAQALVARSRREPDRTLVLERPSRPALVLRGGNRVLFLASKLRSLLPDGTLDPTEAAPRVLAEPLTNVWSDIPFQGLAPEGGVAFSRNKKPERLLERLLALTTAPGDWVLDPFLGSGTTAAVAETMGRRWIGIEQGDHALSLALPRLARLARGEDATGLRRSREYTGGGTFGVYR encoded by the coding sequence GTGGGCCGCACGTCCCGCCGCCTTGAGGGGACCGAGGGAGTGGCCGCGGACGCGCGGGGACCGCGCACGACGCGAGACCCGTCGCTCTCCGTTGGCGCGCGGCGGGCGGACGAGTGCCGCCTCGTGCAGAGCGACAACCTCGTGGCCATGAGGGAGCTCGAGCGCACGCACGGGGCGCGGTTCCGCCTCGCGTACCTCGACCCGCCCTTCAACACCGGCCGTGTCTTCTCGCAATACGACGACGCCCGGAGCCGGGAGGCGTGGCTCGCCATGATGGCGCCGCGCCTCCATGCGGCGCGCGCGCTGCTCCGCGACGACGGCGTGCTGGCGGTCGAGATCGACGACACCGAGCTCGGGCCGCTGCAGGTGCTGTGCGACGAGATCTTCGGGAGCCGCAACCGCGTGAGCACCATCACGGTGGTGCGCAGCGCGGCGACGGGTCACAAGGCGCAGAACGCGGGCCCTGTCCATGTGTCCGATTTCATTCTCCTTTACGCCAAGAGCCGCGCAGCGTTCTCGCCGACGCGCCTCTTCCGCGAGCGCGCGGGCGCGGACCCCGCGTACCGCACCTTCATCGTCGATCGCGGCGCCCCCGTCGCGTCGTGGCGGTACGTGCCGCTCGCGCGAGCGGTCGCTGCCCACGCGGGGTTCGCGACGGGGAGCGCGGCGAAGAGGTCGCTCGGCGAGGCGTGGCCGGCCCGCCAGGCGGCGTTCGCGCGCGCGCACGCGGCGAGCGTGGTCCGTTTCGCGCAGGTGCGCGTGGAGGCCGTGTCGCGCGAGGCCCAGGCGCTGGTCGCGCGCTCGCGACGGGAGCCCGACCGGACCCTCGTGCTGGAGCGCCCGAGCCGGCCGGCGCTGGTGCTGCGAGGCGGCAACCGGGTGCTGTTCCTCGCGTCGAAGCTCCGCTCCTTGCTGCCCGACGGCACCCTCGATCCGACCGAGGCGGCGCCCCGCGTGCTGGCGGAGCCGCTCACGAACGTGTGGAGCGACATACCCTTTCAGGGCCTCGCCCCCGAGGGCGGCGTGGCGTTCTCGAGGAACAAGAAGCCCGAGCGGCTGCTGGAGCGCTTGCTCGCGCTCACCACGGCGCCCGGCGATTGGGTGCTCGATCCTTTCCTCGGCAGCGGGACGACGGCGGCCGTGGCCGAGACCATGGGGCGCCGCTGGATCGGGATCGAACAGGGAGACCACGCCCTGTCGCTCGCCCTGCCGCGCCTCGCGAGGCTCGCTCGGGGAGAAGACGCGACAGGGCTCCGGCGCTCGCGTGAGTACACCGGAGGAGGGACGTTCGGTGTCTACCGATAG